A stretch of Halostagnicola kamekurae DNA encodes these proteins:
- a CDS encoding PGF-CTERM sorting domain-containing protein → MLIIAGCIGGIAAFAGPSAAATGTAAIQQDAATENVSEEAYKQPVPDRDDEYFEAADPENDWVSYINPRDKYRSPYLGDGSGKICVTMVNEAGEVVDGQSIPNTTVKVPTGESLDWHTSADPFTVEYPLTEHYERPLDADQFGDSPDLIKGDGYLDSHCMEIHGLPEDGSVEYGEANVTGEHADDVDVVGYIQQENEAWDADVDPIDDAESYEEAGGGWTYYPGGSHGQVVVVLQLDDADGNVDDPENTDSSGDSTNSSIDGDTDDNDDGDTAAETIPGFGILTAIAALVAIVLVRRRR, encoded by the coding sequence ATGCTGATCATAGCCGGCTGTATCGGCGGGATTGCCGCGTTCGCAGGCCCAAGTGCGGCAGCGACTGGTACGGCGGCCATACAGCAGGATGCGGCGACCGAGAACGTTTCAGAAGAAGCCTACAAGCAACCGGTTCCAGACCGAGACGACGAGTATTTCGAGGCGGCCGACCCGGAGAACGACTGGGTGAGCTATATCAACCCGCGCGATAAGTACCGCAGTCCGTATCTCGGCGACGGATCCGGAAAGATCTGCGTCACGATGGTCAACGAGGCCGGCGAGGTCGTCGACGGCCAGAGCATTCCCAATACGACCGTCAAAGTGCCAACCGGCGAATCGCTCGACTGGCACACCTCAGCCGACCCGTTCACGGTCGAGTACCCCCTGACCGAGCACTACGAACGACCGCTTGATGCCGACCAGTTCGGTGACTCGCCGGACCTGATAAAGGGTGACGGCTACCTCGACAGTCACTGCATGGAAATCCACGGACTACCCGAGGACGGATCGGTCGAATACGGCGAGGCGAACGTCACGGGCGAACACGCCGACGACGTCGACGTCGTCGGCTACATCCAACAGGAAAACGAAGCCTGGGACGCGGACGTCGACCCGATAGATGACGCCGAATCGTACGAAGAAGCCGGCGGCGGCTGGACGTACTACCCGGGCGGCTCCCACGGACAGGTCGTGGTCGTGTTGCAACTCGACGACGCTGACGGCAATGTAGACGACCCCGAAAACACCGACTCGAGCGGCGACTCGACGAACAGTTCGATCGATGGCGATACCGACGATAATGACGATGGTGACACTGCCGCCGAGACGATACCCGGCTTCGGTATCCTGACCGCTATCGCCGCGCTCGTAGCGATCGTGCTGGTGCGACGCCGTCGGTAA
- a CDS encoding DUF7284 family protein, with product MYRSTDRGVSTVVDITLALLVVSASVLVLGSALYGPDESPPEGHPEQALESMSATTSTVVYDLAEPNETGVSTIGSDTFDPPGNRDTTVSDDLYEMTTYGSSISLLADAALANVGFDESDFFAYGAVYEDAVDSSIRGSHVGTAGPHIGTEGSDGGTADNVYAVATWTPYEGSSLSGTATTGQRPPPTADVSSVSTTVSSDVPALDPETLAREFEREETSDIGTPLADDDGADGYDAAATVIAEAIVEGYFPLEETQYALESSLTERSVAVYEYRQVADSVGVDVDDYVGERAPHAAAANETLVGEIDSGDGLSARIAADMRNGPIGGEIDRIWAESSSDTVVDRLEKVFERIVSPETVDVTVQTWEQ from the coding sequence ATGTATCGTTCGACTGACCGCGGCGTGAGCACCGTCGTGGATATCACGCTCGCCTTGCTCGTGGTCAGCGCGAGCGTACTGGTGCTCGGATCGGCTCTCTACGGCCCCGACGAGTCACCGCCCGAGGGGCACCCGGAACAGGCCCTCGAGAGCATGAGCGCGACGACGAGCACCGTCGTCTACGACCTCGCCGAGCCGAACGAGACTGGTGTTTCGACGATCGGGAGCGACACCTTCGATCCGCCGGGAAACCGGGATACGACGGTCTCTGACGATCTATACGAAATGACGACATACGGCTCTTCGATCAGTCTGCTGGCGGATGCTGCGCTCGCAAACGTCGGCTTCGACGAGAGCGACTTCTTCGCGTACGGTGCTGTCTACGAAGACGCCGTCGACTCCTCGATCCGAGGGTCACACGTCGGCACTGCAGGGCCGCACATCGGTACTGAAGGATCAGACGGTGGTACTGCAGACAACGTCTACGCGGTCGCAACGTGGACTCCCTACGAGGGGTCGTCGCTCAGCGGAACAGCGACGACGGGTCAACGACCGCCTCCGACCGCCGACGTTTCGAGCGTCAGTACGACGGTCTCGAGTGACGTTCCCGCTCTCGATCCCGAAACACTGGCACGCGAGTTCGAACGCGAGGAAACGAGCGACATCGGAACGCCGCTCGCCGACGACGACGGTGCCGACGGGTACGACGCAGCCGCAACCGTCATCGCCGAAGCGATCGTCGAGGGCTATTTCCCGCTCGAGGAGACCCAGTACGCCCTCGAGTCTTCGCTCACCGAGCGTTCCGTCGCGGTCTACGAGTACAGGCAAGTGGCGGATTCCGTCGGCGTCGACGTCGACGATTACGTCGGCGAACGTGCGCCACACGCGGCGGCGGCAAACGAAACGCTCGTCGGGGAGATCGACTCCGGCGATGGATTGAGCGCTCGGATCGCAGCCGACATGCGAAACGGTCCGATCGGCGGGGAAATTGATCGGATCTGGGCCGAATCGTCGTCCGATACCGTCGTCGACAGGCTCGAGAAAGTCTTTGAACGTATCGTTTCGCCGGAGACAGTCGACGTCACAGTTCAAACGTGGGAGCAATGA
- a CDS encoding secretion system protein — translation MRTISPLLEALARLYPWGVDASDELDESLSFIESPLAADTVLRAGYGAGLSSVALLLPLFVTPVPLPVVGFFALVVPITAIHVVHTGPKLAAAFRRTEALGETPNLIGRAVLRMQVQPALESAVRFAASTGRGPLAASLDGHIDRSMGTPRTGLLSFADEWDERFPALRRSAHLLATAQQAPESERARTLDRALAAVLNGTRNQMATFTAAIRGPTTGVFAFGVMLPLAVVALVPSIPMVGIPVTIWMVVLFYNVVLPGALVAAGFWLLVRRPVAFPPPKIDRSHPALPDRLWARSLCGVCIGVSAYLAANAVGYPELAPIAGIGLGLGTGLLAVYGPILRVRNHVRDVERYLTDALYLVGRQVSEGESVESAIELAGERVPDETGDVFARAAGLQRRLHVSVEEAFFGTYGALESIPSPRAHGTAALLALATDEGRPAGRAIVSMADHLEELEELERETRRNLEEVTSTLDSTAAYFGPLVAGSTVGLATMMAEMNLTALDGATAFAPSSLALSIGVFVLTLCFVLTPLSLALRHGLDRALIGYHVGRALTSATIIYLLAICLIDIAF, via the coding sequence ATGCGCACGATTTCACCACTCCTCGAGGCGCTCGCGAGACTGTACCCCTGGGGAGTCGATGCGAGCGACGAACTCGACGAGTCGCTGTCGTTTATCGAGTCGCCCCTCGCGGCCGACACGGTACTCCGCGCGGGATACGGTGCTGGCCTCAGTTCGGTAGCGCTGTTGCTTCCGCTGTTCGTCACACCGGTTCCACTGCCGGTCGTCGGGTTTTTCGCGCTGGTAGTGCCGATAACCGCCATTCACGTCGTCCACACTGGTCCGAAGCTCGCGGCCGCGTTCCGCCGAACCGAGGCGCTCGGCGAGACGCCCAACCTGATCGGGCGCGCAGTGCTTCGAATGCAGGTCCAGCCGGCACTCGAGAGCGCGGTTCGGTTCGCCGCGTCGACGGGGCGCGGTCCGCTGGCGGCGAGCCTCGACGGCCACATCGATCGTTCGATGGGAACGCCGCGGACGGGATTGCTCTCGTTCGCGGACGAGTGGGACGAGCGGTTTCCGGCGCTTCGGCGATCCGCGCATCTGCTCGCGACCGCACAGCAAGCGCCCGAATCCGAACGAGCGAGGACGCTCGATCGGGCGCTCGCCGCGGTTCTCAACGGAACGCGAAACCAGATGGCAACGTTTACGGCCGCGATTCGCGGGCCGACGACGGGGGTGTTCGCGTTCGGCGTCATGCTCCCGCTCGCGGTCGTCGCGCTCGTTCCCTCGATTCCGATGGTCGGTATTCCCGTCACCATCTGGATGGTCGTCCTGTTCTACAACGTCGTCTTGCCGGGTGCACTCGTCGCTGCCGGATTCTGGTTACTCGTCCGGCGACCAGTCGCGTTTCCGCCGCCGAAAATCGATCGCTCGCATCCGGCCCTGCCCGATCGGTTGTGGGCCCGATCGCTGTGTGGCGTTTGTATCGGAGTCAGTGCATATCTCGCGGCGAACGCGGTCGGGTATCCTGAACTCGCGCCGATCGCTGGTATCGGTCTGGGTCTCGGAACCGGATTGCTCGCAGTCTATGGCCCGATCTTGCGTGTGAGGAACCACGTCCGCGACGTCGAGCGGTACCTCACCGATGCGCTCTATCTCGTCGGTCGGCAAGTGTCCGAAGGCGAATCTGTCGAATCGGCCATCGAACTCGCAGGGGAGCGGGTCCCCGACGAAACCGGCGACGTGTTCGCTCGGGCGGCCGGACTCCAGCGACGACTCCACGTCAGCGTCGAGGAAGCGTTTTTCGGCACGTACGGTGCGCTCGAGTCGATTCCGAGCCCACGCGCTCACGGAACTGCAGCCTTGCTCGCGCTCGCGACCGACGAAGGGAGACCCGCGGGGCGCGCGATCGTTTCGATGGCCGACCACCTCGAGGAACTCGAGGAACTCGAGCGCGAAACCAGGCGGAATCTCGAGGAGGTGACGAGCACGCTCGACAGCACGGCGGCCTATTTCGGGCCGCTCGTGGCCGGTTCGACCGTCGGATTGGCGACGATGATGGCCGAGATGAACCTGACCGCCCTCGACGGCGCGACGGCGTTCGCTCCGAGTTCCCTCGCGCTTTCGATCGGCGTGTTCGTGCTCACGCTGTGTTTCGTACTGACTCCGCTTTCGCTGGCGCTTCGACACGGTCTGGATCGCGCGCTGATCGGCTATCACGTCGGCCGAGCGCTCACGTCCGCGACGATCATTTACCTCCTCGCGATCTGTCTCATCGACATCGCGTTTTGA
- a CDS encoding type II/IV secretion system ATPase subunit: MSKHDTLRFRSTRPARALAEAVGLAGARTGSQASASDCRCEPTFDERTLYVDAADCSGDLRDSNECRRTVVETLADRDAESIVVRSNGLEYRYPARGVDVLAAAGRFVELLGARDERLAEAAAEDPLAVAAELDGRADETADIGVESGLCRASSGVESYEDVLTPLVGLPIAHYFVDRSVDDSARLRDIRTLETGTTARIYERDDAVALYELELVDLSLGVKTATLLDGYEAIADGDVDGDRAPSRAIESVSDGPVDPRLTNILEKHTSGYGVLEDLFADSRVTDVYATSPVSQNPIRVVVDGESMATNVRLTTGGSRALASRVRRTSGRPFSRATPTVDATAALENGADVRIAGITDPVTDGIAFAFRKQADETFTLPALVENGTMSASVAAFLSVAVERSAATLIAGTRGAGKTTLLGTLLYELTPETRTVVIEDTPELPVDRLQTVGRDVQALRTGLGDGPEITPVEALRTALRLGDGALVVGEIRGEEAQVLYEAMRVGANANAVLGTIHGDSGAAVYERVVSDLGIQPSSFSATDLVVTVQSYRTDAGRKRRLAAIEEIVGSGDDVRFEPLYELADERAVSTGRIERGESRLVERLTGPAESYADLRNMIESRTQQLTELAADGRTSPRETATVYAGRPLV; the protein is encoded by the coding sequence ATGTCGAAACACGACACGTTGCGTTTTCGGTCGACTCGTCCCGCTCGAGCGCTGGCCGAAGCGGTGGGACTCGCAGGCGCTCGAACGGGATCGCAGGCGAGCGCGAGCGACTGTCGATGCGAGCCGACGTTCGACGAACGGACGCTGTACGTCGATGCGGCGGATTGTTCGGGCGACCTCCGTGATTCGAACGAGTGCAGACGAACGGTAGTCGAAACGCTTGCGGATCGCGACGCGGAATCGATCGTCGTCCGGTCGAACGGGCTGGAGTACCGGTATCCCGCGCGAGGCGTCGACGTGCTCGCCGCCGCGGGACGGTTCGTCGAACTCCTCGGCGCTCGTGACGAGCGCCTGGCCGAGGCCGCGGCCGAAGATCCGCTCGCCGTCGCAGCCGAACTTGACGGACGCGCCGACGAGACGGCCGACATCGGCGTCGAGTCCGGACTTTGCAGGGCTTCGAGTGGCGTCGAGAGCTACGAAGACGTCCTGACCCCGCTCGTCGGGCTCCCGATCGCACACTATTTCGTAGATCGATCTGTTGACGATTCTGCCCGACTACGGGACATCCGAACGCTCGAGACGGGAACGACCGCACGGATCTACGAGAGAGACGACGCCGTCGCGCTCTACGAACTCGAGCTGGTCGACCTTTCGCTCGGCGTGAAGACGGCGACGCTCCTCGACGGCTACGAGGCGATCGCAGACGGAGACGTCGACGGCGACCGTGCGCCGTCTCGAGCCATCGAATCGGTGTCCGACGGCCCGGTTGATCCGCGGCTCACGAATATTTTGGAGAAGCATACGAGCGGCTACGGCGTCCTCGAGGACCTGTTCGCAGATTCGCGGGTTACCGACGTCTACGCGACGTCGCCGGTCTCGCAGAACCCGATTCGGGTTGTAGTCGACGGGGAGTCGATGGCGACGAACGTTCGTCTGACCACCGGCGGATCGCGGGCGCTTGCCTCTCGCGTCCGCCGAACTAGCGGTCGACCGTTCTCTCGAGCCACGCCGACGGTTGACGCGACGGCGGCGCTCGAAAACGGAGCGGACGTTCGGATCGCCGGGATCACGGATCCGGTCACGGACGGAATCGCGTTCGCGTTTCGTAAGCAGGCCGACGAGACGTTCACGCTGCCGGCACTCGTCGAGAACGGAACGATGTCGGCATCGGTCGCGGCGTTCCTTTCGGTCGCTGTCGAACGCAGCGCCGCGACGCTCATCGCGGGAACTCGAGGGGCGGGCAAAACGACGCTTCTCGGAACGCTGCTGTACGAACTGACGCCGGAAACGCGAACCGTCGTCATCGAAGACACGCCCGAACTGCCGGTCGACCGACTCCAGACGGTCGGCCGCGACGTGCAAGCGCTCCGAACCGGGCTCGGAGACGGCCCGGAAATAACGCCCGTCGAAGCGCTTCGAACGGCGCTCCGTCTCGGTGACGGCGCGCTCGTCGTCGGCGAAATTCGCGGCGAGGAAGCGCAGGTCCTCTACGAGGCCATGCGAGTCGGTGCTAACGCGAACGCCGTTCTGGGAACGATACACGGCGACAGTGGCGCCGCCGTGTACGAGCGCGTCGTGTCCGATCTCGGCATCCAGCCGTCCTCGTTCAGCGCGACCGATCTGGTCGTAACCGTCCAGAGCTACCGCACCGACGCCGGCCGGAAGCGCCGGTTGGCCGCGATCGAGGAGATCGTCGGCAGTGGCGACGACGTCCGCTTCGAGCCGCTGTACGAACTCGCGGACGAACGGGCGGTCTCGACGGGTCGAATCGAGCGGGGCGAGAGTCGACTCGTCGAGCGGTTGACCGGCCCTGCGGAGTCGTACGCGGACCTTCGAAACATGATCGAATCGCGAACGCAACAACTCACCGAACTGGCCGCTGACGGACGAACGAGCCCTCGAGAGACTGCAACGGTCTACGCTGGCCGCCCACTTGTATAG
- a CDS encoding DUF7311 family protein translates to MIRYVLAVTLTVGLLLLSIPAIDAASERRTERQLEAATADLETAAVSLFESEEVSHAGAPPPRRTVALSLPKSSIMTAPVATLRIERVHDETSIVTYAAEGRPKRREAVAVPIVSRGSRANESAALGDASGDVTLVLRLETDADGEPIVTIERA, encoded by the coding sequence ATGATCAGGTACGTACTCGCAGTCACGCTCACCGTCGGATTGTTGCTCCTGTCTATCCCGGCGATCGACGCCGCCAGCGAGCGACGAACCGAACGACAGCTCGAAGCGGCGACGGCCGACCTCGAGACCGCTGCGGTCTCGCTCTTCGAGAGCGAAGAAGTGTCTCACGCCGGGGCACCCCCGCCGCGGCGAACCGTAGCGCTTTCGCTTCCGAAATCGTCGATAATGACCGCTCCCGTCGCCACCCTCCGAATCGAGCGCGTCCACGACGAGACGAGTATCGTTACCTACGCGGCCGAGGGAAGACCGAAACGCCGCGAAGCGGTCGCCGTGCCGATCGTCTCGAGAGGTTCGAGGGCGAACGAAAGTGCGGCGCTCGGCGACGCGAGCGGCGACGTGACCCTCGTGCTCCGACTCGAGACGGACGCAGACGGAGAGCCGATAGTAACCATCGAACGCGCTTGA
- a CDS encoding thiamine pyrophosphate-binding protein: MHVSRAVVDRLVENGIDTVFGIPGKQTLPLNEAIDERDDIRFVMARHETAVSQEAWGYAEASGDPAATVVVPGPGDMNAMNGLKNALNDCTPLVHFAVETSPELRGGDPIHETPPDTYDNVVKANVLVERPESTAVVVEEAIATATTPPYGPVRVGIPKPFLPKDVPVATPGEYTRTHLESVSRSDLEAAATALAASESTVVYAGGGVRTADASDELDRVARLLDAPIVTSYKGKGVVPDDSALSAGTLSASAPPELLECLATAEAALAVGTDLDAVATRAWQVEFPETIVHVTIDPADLGNGYEPTVGIVADAAETLSKLGDLLEEGDGVDASGETASDSVDAGEGMATASGRGPERAAAVRAAADDRLEELRGSSPPLTSVGVLEAVRAATPRDAIVTADAGGFRVWGLTAFDAYGPRSYVNPGSWASMGTALPAGIGAQLSNPTEDVVVLVGDGGLMMCVHELHTAVAEDLPITVVVARNEDYALISEEAGRAYDLEDGAYAWADAPIDFVSLADSFGMAGWRARTPDEIRQVLEEAIAADEPTLLEVPTDPREPQAGEWMAEVDTGSEQR; this comes from the coding sequence ATGCACGTCAGTCGCGCCGTCGTCGATCGGCTGGTCGAAAACGGGATCGACACCGTCTTCGGCATCCCGGGCAAGCAGACGCTCCCGCTGAACGAGGCGATCGACGAACGGGACGATATTCGGTTCGTGATGGCCAGACACGAGACCGCAGTCTCCCAGGAGGCGTGGGGATACGCGGAGGCGAGCGGCGACCCCGCCGCGACCGTCGTCGTCCCTGGCCCCGGGGACATGAACGCGATGAACGGGCTGAAAAACGCGCTCAACGACTGTACGCCTCTGGTTCATTTCGCGGTCGAGACGAGCCCCGAACTCAGGGGCGGCGACCCGATCCACGAGACGCCGCCGGACACCTACGACAACGTCGTCAAAGCGAACGTGCTGGTCGAACGGCCGGAGAGTACCGCGGTCGTCGTCGAGGAGGCCATCGCGACCGCGACGACCCCGCCCTACGGTCCCGTCCGGGTCGGCATCCCGAAACCGTTTCTGCCGAAAGACGTCCCGGTCGCGACGCCCGGCGAGTACACTCGTACCCACCTCGAGAGCGTTTCTCGATCGGATCTCGAGGCCGCAGCGACCGCGCTCGCAGCGAGCGAATCGACGGTCGTCTACGCCGGCGGCGGCGTTCGAACCGCCGACGCGAGCGACGAACTCGACCGCGTCGCCCGCCTCCTCGACGCGCCGATCGTCACCAGCTACAAGGGGAAAGGCGTCGTCCCCGACGATTCGGCGCTCTCGGCGGGAACGCTCTCTGCGAGCGCCCCACCGGAACTTCTCGAGTGTCTCGCGACGGCGGAGGCGGCGCTCGCGGTCGGGACGGACCTCGACGCGGTCGCGACGCGAGCGTGGCAAGTCGAGTTCCCCGAGACGATCGTCCACGTCACGATCGACCCCGCCGACCTCGGGAACGGCTACGAGCCGACGGTGGGAATCGTCGCCGACGCGGCGGAGACGCTTTCGAAACTGGGTGACCTGCTCGAGGAAGGTGACGGAGTCGATGCTAGCGGGGAAACGGCGAGCGACAGCGTCGATGCCGGCGAAGGGATGGCGACCGCGAGCGGCCGCGGACCCGAACGCGCGGCGGCGGTCCGGGCGGCGGCCGACGACCGACTCGAGGAGCTTCGCGGATCGTCCCCACCGCTGACCTCCGTGGGCGTCCTTGAGGCCGTCAGAGCCGCCACTCCGCGAGACGCCATCGTAACCGCCGACGCGGGCGGATTTCGCGTCTGGGGGCTCACGGCGTTCGACGCTTACGGGCCGCGGTCGTACGTCAACCCCGGCTCGTGGGCCTCGATGGGAACGGCTCTCCCCGCCGGGATCGGTGCCCAACTCTCGAACCCGACCGAAGACGTCGTCGTTCTCGTCGGCGACGGCGGACTCATGATGTGCGTGCACGAACTCCACACCGCCGTCGCCGAGGACCTTCCGATCACCGTCGTCGTGGCCCGAAACGAAGATTACGCGCTCATCAGCGAGGAAGCCGGTCGAGCCTATGACCTTGAGGACGGCGCGTACGCCTGGGCCGACGCCCCCATCGATTTCGTCTCGCTCGCGGACAGTTTCGGCATGGCCGGGTGGCGCGCGCGAACGCCCGACGAGATCCGACAGGTGCTCGAAGAAGCGATCGCCGCGGACGAACCGACGCTCCTCGAGGTGCCGACGGATCCGAGGGAACCGCAAGCGGGCGAGTGGATGGCAGAGGTCGACACCGGTTCAGAACAGCGGTAA
- a CDS encoding DUF7283 family protein — translation MDLEAPADAWYVWLALSILSVAVTGIVLGLPTGPPPDAAEAANTIERTAGATYEANSVYEHDATALKVHGPTVALRNEHGMSRATLAYGTVVPVMGNERLENVTAGTPFGVEYSDELEDPDIAATTAFFEDLAAANASNSGEWVPADSELRTRTVGVVSPSVDVSVEPEEWGMGDTTRSMEFLYEGNTETQIAISTTGTHWGKDEPQTETQHVKVDEGVGGHRYSLHTDDGPHNQIHYPFDIDVRAGGQHVCHETITRADHGEKVAVCDEPEGRIDTTDDLEWVEQNDRTGRYHVTLVDA, via the coding sequence ATGGATCTCGAGGCTCCCGCGGACGCGTGGTACGTCTGGCTGGCGCTCAGCATCCTCAGCGTCGCGGTTACCGGGATCGTTCTCGGCCTTCCGACCGGGCCGCCGCCAGATGCCGCCGAGGCGGCGAACACCATCGAACGCACCGCGGGTGCTACCTACGAGGCGAATTCGGTCTACGAACACGACGCGACTGCGCTGAAAGTCCACGGGCCGACGGTCGCGCTCCGAAACGAGCACGGAATGAGTCGAGCGACTCTCGCGTACGGGACCGTGGTTCCGGTGATGGGTAACGAGCGACTCGAGAACGTTACGGCCGGAACGCCGTTCGGGGTCGAGTACAGCGACGAACTCGAGGATCCTGACATTGCAGCAACCACGGCGTTTTTCGAGGATCTCGCGGCTGCCAACGCGAGCAATTCGGGGGAGTGGGTTCCGGCGGATAGTGAGTTACGAACTCGAACGGTGGGCGTCGTGTCGCCGTCGGTCGACGTCTCGGTCGAACCGGAGGAGTGGGGGATGGGGGACACGACCCGAAGCATGGAGTTCCTCTACGAGGGCAATACGGAGACCCAGATTGCGATTAGCACGACGGGGACGCACTGGGGCAAAGACGAGCCACAAACCGAAACACAACACGTGAAAGTCGACGAGGGAGTGGGAGGTCATCGATATTCCCTCCATACCGACGATGGCCCGCACAATCAGATTCACTACCCGTTCGATATCGACGTGCGAGCCGGCGGGCAGCACGTGTGTCACGAAACGATCACACGTGCCGATCACGGCGAGAAAGTGGCCGTCTGCGACGAACCTGAGGGACGTATCGATACCACCGACGATCTGGAGTGGGTGGAGCAAAACGACCGAACTGGACGCTATCACGTCACGCTCGTCGACGCGTAA
- a CDS encoding DUF7563 family protein, with amino-acid sequence MGNGSKRTAQSHVRESLTPESRCGYADRDDRAHRCLDCDTIRRLGEGSAAGEDLDDVDPLEQPDRFGVPIDQLSSNVRSLVESRAIATDGGENGER; translated from the coding sequence GTGGGGAACGGATCAAAACGAACAGCGCAGTCTCACGTCCGAGAGTCACTCACCCCGGAGTCCCGTTGTGGATACGCCGATCGCGACGACCGCGCTCACCGCTGTCTGGACTGCGATACGATTCGCCGACTCGGCGAAGGGAGTGCAGCTGGGGAAGACCTCGACGATGTCGATCCGCTCGAGCAACCCGACCGGTTCGGCGTTCCGATAGATCAGCTATCATCGAACGTTCGGTCGCTCGTCGAATCTCGAGCCATCGCGACTGACGGAGGTGAGAACGGTGAGCGGTAA
- a CDS encoding DUF7285 family protein yields the protein MLSPRPNRGQTEPIAALIAVSAFAVGIGIYGAYVTDTIPGTSERTPEQTAIDLVWTDLEDAGVYLAHEHPRNVSSEIGPDAVPNGKYSHVAVEVYTDGTPETVAEARFDDKGRSLSLEDVDDPPNSAGVASRRVPVTIGSKADVRSGTLTVEVWS from the coding sequence ATGCTATCTCCACGACCGAATAGGGGACAGACTGAACCGATCGCCGCGCTAATCGCCGTTTCCGCGTTCGCCGTCGGGATCGGAATCTACGGCGCGTACGTGACTGATACGATTCCGGGGACGAGCGAGCGAACACCGGAGCAGACGGCGATCGATCTCGTGTGGACCGACCTCGAGGACGCCGGCGTCTACCTCGCGCACGAGCACCCTCGGAACGTCTCGAGCGAAATCGGACCGGACGCCGTTCCGAACGGAAAGTACAGCCACGTTGCCGTCGAAGTCTACACCGACGGCACTCCGGAAACGGTCGCCGAGGCGCGCTTCGACGATAAGGGCCGCTCCCTCTCGCTCGAGGACGTCGACGACCCACCGAACTCGGCCGGCGTCGCGAGCCGGCGCGTTCCCGTCACGATCGGGTCGAAAGCCGACGTGCGATCCGGGACGCTCACGGTGGAGGTGTGGTCCTGA
- a CDS encoding ATP-binding protein produces MTFVIGRGADEADGPVGHLGHYRALDGSAGAPLYLDLNGPHAALVVGKRGYGKSYTLGVLAEALAQASGVAPILIDPMGVFDTLAASPDDGISASVLDNPAIDPSTLDPRSWCALVGLDPESGAGGLLWRAAQECAALEAMRDRIESVDAPRSDVRAAVNHLDLAASWGVFESEGIGETDLCGPEITVIDVSGMDGAPMNAICRGVAETLYRARVTGSVDRLPWLVVDEAHTFFDGVAGPALEAILTRGRAPGVSFVAATQRPSSVPAVGISQSDIVLSHRLTSRSDLEALERARPTYMNATIEERMPDAPGDVVVIDDATETTHAGRVRERETTHGGASPRASDVFVDR; encoded by the coding sequence GTGACATTCGTAATCGGCCGCGGCGCGGACGAAGCTGACGGGCCAGTCGGCCACCTCGGACATTACCGCGCCCTCGACGGCAGCGCGGGTGCGCCGTTGTACCTCGATCTGAACGGTCCGCACGCGGCGTTAGTCGTCGGGAAACGCGGTTACGGCAAGTCGTATACGCTCGGCGTTCTTGCAGAGGCACTCGCACAGGCATCCGGCGTCGCCCCCATTCTCATCGATCCCATGGGTGTATTCGACACGCTCGCCGCCTCGCCTGACGACGGGATCTCTGCGTCGGTGCTCGATAATCCCGCCATCGACCCGTCGACGCTCGATCCGCGGTCGTGGTGTGCGCTGGTCGGTCTCGATCCCGAGAGTGGGGCCGGCGGATTACTCTGGCGGGCCGCACAGGAATGTGCGGCGCTCGAGGCGATGCGAGATCGTATCGAGTCGGTCGACGCCCCGCGTTCAGACGTTCGCGCGGCGGTCAATCACCTCGATCTCGCGGCATCGTGGGGTGTATTCGAAAGCGAGGGAATCGGGGAGACAGACCTCTGTGGACCCGAAATAACCGTCATCGACGTTTCCGGCATGGACGGCGCACCGATGAACGCGATCTGTCGCGGCGTCGCCGAAACGCTCTATCGCGCTCGAGTGACGGGCTCGGTCGATCGATTGCCGTGGCTCGTGGTCGACGAAGCTCACACGTTTTTCGACGGCGTGGCCGGGCCCGCACTCGAGGCGATTCTGACGCGCGGGCGGGCACCGGGCGTGAGTTTCGTGGCGGCGACCCAGCGACCGAGCTCCGTCCCCGCGGTCGGGATCTCGCAGTCGGATATCGTCCTTTCCCACCGGCTCACCTCACGGTCGGATCTCGAAGCGCTCGAGCGGGCCCGACCGACGTACATGAACGCGACGATCGAAGAGCGGATGCCCGACGCTCCCGGCGATGTCGTCGTGATAGACGATGCGACGGAGACGACACACGCAGGGCGGGTTCGGGAACGAGAAACCACACACGGTGGAGCCAGCCCGCGTGCGAGTGATGTTTTCGTGGACAGATAA